CAGGTAAGGATGAAATTGTGTTAACCAtctggatttttgttttagGTGCGTTCCCTTCAAGCCACATTTGGAGATTTTGAATCCATGATGAAAATTGCTCAACAGAAGCAGGAGTTTACTGAGAAGGCTGTTAAGCAAGGAGAGAGTGAAATTAACCGCATCAGCGAAGTGCTTCAgaagctgcaaaatgaaattttgaaagaCTTGTCTGATGGCATCCACATGGTGAAGGATGCAAGGGAACGAGACTTTACATCGCTGGAAAACACAGTGGAAGAGAGACTAACGGAGCTAACCAAGTCTATCAATGATAACATTGCTGTATTCACTGAAGTCCAGCAAAGGAGccaagatgaaataaaaaatatgaaagcaaaagTTGATTCAATAGAAAAAGCAGATGCATATAAGCATGAAATAAAGGTGCTAAAGGATGCTTTTGGTGAGATGCAAGCATCcatgaaaaccaaagaaaaggaCATAGAGACCTTGAAGAATACAATAAACTCCATGGAGTCTGATGTTTATACTGAGGTGAAAGAGTTAGTCAACCTTAAACAGGAGCACGAGAAATTCAAAGAGGCTGCGGACACTGAACACCTCTCATTAAAAGCTTTACAAGAGAAAGTTCTGAGAGCAGAGGAGTCTATTATGCGGCTCCCTGGTGACATTAAAAGACTTGATGAAGATTTACTGCATATTAAAGCTGAGCTCAGCAAATGGGAAGAGAACGAACTCTTTAGAAAGGCGTTagaaacttttgaaaataacaGCGAAGGACTGGAGTCTCGATTGAGACACATAGAAGAGAGCTTGCAGTCTGTAAGTTCTATTGCTTCTCAGCATGGCGAAAAGTTGCAGTCATTCCTTTCTAAGGAGGCAGAATATGACAACAAGCTCAGTACTCTAGAACAAAGCATGAGTGGTCTTCAGGGAATCTCAGATATGGACATAACTTCAGTCTCAGATGCTCTGAAAAATCTTGGTGAATCACACACCT
The Numida meleagris isolate 19003 breed g44 Domestic line chromosome 1, NumMel1.0, whole genome shotgun sequence genome window above contains:
- the CKAP4 gene encoding cytoskeleton-associated protein 4 — encoded protein: MSAAKHRGPKGGSPPAAANERGAQPGGSEEVAAKKPAAAAAHGRGGRSGAGGGGGRSGAGPRRGWALLLGAAVVLGAALPAGWYVRQLREEVGRSAREREASGRQRQELAATLDAVVQKVRSLQATFGDFESMMKIAQQKQEFTEKAVKQGESEINRISEVLQKLQNEILKDLSDGIHMVKDARERDFTSLENTVEERLTELTKSINDNIAVFTEVQQRSQDEIKNMKAKVDSIEKADAYKHEIKVLKDAFGEMQASMKTKEKDIETLKNTINSMESDVYTEVKELVNLKQEHEKFKEAADTEHLSLKALQEKVLRAEESIMRLPGDIKRLDEDLLHIKAELSKWEENELFRKALETFENNSEGLESRLRHIEESLQSVSSIASQHGEKLQSFLSKEAEYDNKLSTLEQSMSGLQGISDMDITSVSDALKNLGESHTSLYNDVENLRRSISDLPSSGALQDVQKQISNLLDQGNLQMGQAHSQGYLEKFNSVEGSVDELRSSVSQVDSDLKMIRTAVDSLVSYSVKIENNENNLESVKSSIDDLRNDLERLFVKVEKIHEKV